The Chitinophaga lutea genome contains the following window.
CGGGGCCGCACACCCTCCCGGTAAAAAATCCCCGGATTTTTGCGGGGAGATATTAAATTTATGCGCCGCCACCTCACCCGCATAAAAACTCCGCATGAAAACAGCCGGTTTCATTTTTGCACTGCTCTCCTTCATTCTGCACGCGCAGGCGCAACAATACGACGAGTCCAAAGTACCCGCCTATACCCTCCCCGACCCGCTCACGACACTCCAGGGCCAGGCAGTTAAAAATATTCGTACATGGGAAACCGTAAGACGGCCGGAAATACGCCGGTTGTTTGAAGATAATGTCTACGGGCAGATGCCGAAGGATTTCGACAGCATCCGCTTTACGGTGGAGCGGGAAGATCCGGGTGCGATGGAAGGGAAAGCCCTGCTGAAAGAAACCCGCATCGACGTGTACCGCTCCGGCCGGCAGGTGTCTATCCACCTGGTGCTGTTCGTTCCGAAAAACGTTTCCCGGCCTGCGCCGGTGTTTTTACTGATCAACAACCGCGGCAAAAACAACACAGACCCGGACAGGAAAGTCAAAAGCCCTTTCTGGCCGGCGGAGCTGGTGACAGAAAGCGGATATGCCATCGCCGCCTTCCATGTCAGCGACCTGGCGCCCGACGATAAAACGGATTATGTGAACGGGCTCCTGCGTTTATACCCGGAGCAACTGACCGCAGACAACGGCATGAAAGCCATCGGCGCCTGGGCCTGGGGCGCTTCCAGGGTGATGGACTACTTCGAAAAAGAGTCCCTTGTGGATGCCTCCCGCATAGCATTGGCAGGGCATTCGAGGGGAGGGAAAACTTCCCTTTGGGCAGCCGCGCAGGACCAGCGGTTCGCACTTTGCGTAACCAACTGCTCCGGCAATACCGGCGCGGCACTGGCGCGGCGGCAGTTCGGTGAGCGCATCACCCGCATCAACACCACTTTCCCCCACTGGTTCAATAACAATTATAAAAAGTATAACGACCGGGAAAACGATCTGCCGGTAGACCAGCATATGCTCATCGCCCTGATCGCGCCGCGGCCGGTGTACGCCACCAATGCCACGAAAGACCTCTGGGCCGACCCTACCGGCACCTTTCTTGCCCTGAAGAACGCGGAGAAGGTATTTGCCTTGTACGGCCTGCGTTCCGCGTTGCCGGCTACACCGCCGGCCGTCAATGTAGCCGTGGAAAATTCCATCCTCGGTTATCATAACCGCGAAGGCGAACACGACATGACGGAAACCGACTGGCGGCATTTTATCCGGTTTGCGGACATTCATTTTAAACGGAAGTGATGGACGCCTGTACGGCGGGGCAATTCCCCCTATACAGATTCCTGCGGAATTGACCGCATCGTTATAAAGCGGATGGCATGTTCCAGGTGAATGGATCACAATCGTGATAACGGCCCCTGATGCCTTGTTTGCATACCTTCAACGGAACCGGTTAGCAGTCGTGATACCGGTGATTGGTTTCTTCGAAATACTCCGCGTGTTTTTCCAGCACTTCCTTCGACACCTGTTTCTGCTTCAGCACCACCTTCCGCTGCGTCACACCGTCAGGGTGGATCCAGATGCCGGAGAAGCCGTCTTTTTCCTTGCGCAGGATCATCACGCCGGAGAACCTTTCTTCCGTCATGATGAACTGGTTGGCTTCGTTATAATCCACATCCAGCCACAGCCAGCTATCGTTCCCGGGCACCTTGTCGTATTTATAGATCGCGCTGTACAGCATCCGCGGCTCGCAGTGATGCTCTTCTTCCTGCAGGTACAGGGTGATGCCGATCTTGCCGTCGATGGTACCGGTAAACAAACGGGGAACGCCCGCTTTTTGCGCCGCAGCGTGCATGGTTGCCAGGATGAGGCCGCATGCCAGGAGGAAATACTTTTTCATGAGGTGTGGTTATTTTTCACTGGGGCGAATTTGCGACAATATTTCCGGACTGCGTGCAGGCAATTCAGATTCGCGGGGGATTGATTTTTATTTGCAGGGATTCATGCCTGATTACTTTTTTCAACACTTGCCACAGACTTTCCGGTACGCGAAACCCGCACGCAAACAAGAGCTTCCTCCGGTGACGGACAGGTTAAATCATTATGGAACTGATGGGCGTTTACCGGGATTTTTAACGGCCCGCATGTTACAACAACTCCACACTGCCTTTGTATTGCGCCAGGAACGCATCATCCGGCGGCAATTCGGTGATCAGGTAATCGATGGCCTGGAGGTCGCACACCTTAAGGCGCTGGGTGGTATTGAGTTTTTCAGAGATGCTCAGTACGGCCACCTTCTGGGAAGAACGCATCATGGCTTTGATGATCTGCACGATTTCCCAGTCGCTGTCCGTCAACCCGTCCGTTACAGAGAGGCCGTTAGCGCCGATGATGCACA
Protein-coding sequences here:
- a CDS encoding alpha/beta hydrolase family protein, coding for MKTAGFIFALLSFILHAQAQQYDESKVPAYTLPDPLTTLQGQAVKNIRTWETVRRPEIRRLFEDNVYGQMPKDFDSIRFTVEREDPGAMEGKALLKETRIDVYRSGRQVSIHLVLFVPKNVSRPAPVFLLINNRGKNNTDPDRKVKSPFWPAELVTESGYAIAAFHVSDLAPDDKTDYVNGLLRLYPEQLTADNGMKAIGAWAWGASRVMDYFEKESLVDASRIALAGHSRGGKTSLWAAAQDQRFALCVTNCSGNTGAALARRQFGERITRINTTFPHWFNNNYKKYNDRENDLPVDQHMLIALIAPRPVYATNATKDLWADPTGTFLALKNAEKVFALYGLRSALPATPPAVNVAVENSILGYHNREGEHDMTETDWRHFIRFADIHFKRK